One Campylobacter concisus DNA window includes the following coding sequences:
- the rlmN gene encoding 23S rRNA (adenine(2503)-C(2))-methyltransferase RlmN has protein sequence MKNLLDLSIEELKELVSPSFRATQIYEWVYKKNATEFSQMLNLPKDMRQDLAEKFYLDPLKCVKFEQSSDGSIKYLFELKDGLKIESVLLPMKEEISDEDGKISRHARYTVCVSSQVGCKMGCAFCLTAKGGLVRNLTAGEIVGQILWIKRENNIPYERRINVVYMGMGEPLDNLANVSKAIKILALNEGLAISPRRQTVSTSGLGSQIKKLGEMDLGVLLAISLHAVTNELRSRLMPINKAYNIEAVMDAVRGFPIDMRKRVMFEYLVIKDLNDSVSDAKKLVKLLHGIKAKVNLIYFNPHEGSEFGRPELASMLKFQEYLRDHGVTCTIRQSKGLDISAACGQLKQRNENPKFRANVSDKSAAKTEEKPTNDKTNVSKK, from the coding sequence GTGAAAAATTTGCTTGATCTTAGCATCGAAGAGTTAAAAGAGCTAGTCTCTCCCTCGTTCAGAGCGACGCAAATTTATGAGTGGGTGTACAAAAAAAATGCGACAGAATTTAGTCAAATGCTAAATTTACCAAAGGATATGCGTCAGGACTTGGCTGAGAAATTTTATCTCGATCCTCTAAAATGTGTGAAATTTGAGCAAAGTAGCGACGGCTCGATCAAATATCTTTTTGAGCTAAAAGATGGGTTAAAGATAGAGAGTGTTTTGTTACCGATGAAAGAGGAGATTAGCGACGAAGATGGCAAGATCAGTCGCCATGCTCGTTACACTGTTTGTGTTAGTTCGCAGGTTGGCTGCAAAATGGGCTGTGCTTTTTGCCTAACAGCAAAGGGCGGACTTGTTAGAAATTTGACTGCTGGCGAGATCGTAGGGCAAATTTTGTGGATAAAAAGAGAGAATAACATACCATATGAAAGGCGCATAAATGTCGTTTATATGGGTATGGGCGAACCGCTTGATAACCTTGCTAACGTTAGTAAAGCGATCAAAATTTTAGCTCTAAATGAGGGTCTAGCCATATCGCCACGCCGTCAAACCGTTTCAACTAGCGGCCTTGGCAGTCAGATAAAAAAGCTTGGCGAGATGGATCTTGGTGTCTTGCTGGCCATATCACTACACGCTGTTACTAACGAGCTTAGAAGCCGCCTGATGCCGATAAATAAGGCGTATAATATCGAGGCCGTTATGGACGCTGTTAGGGGATTTCCTATCGATATGCGAAAGCGTGTGATGTTTGAATATCTTGTTATCAAAGACCTAAACGATAGTGTTAGCGATGCGAAAAAGCTGGTTAAACTGCTGCATGGTATCAAGGCAAAGGTAAATTTGATCTATTTTAACCCGCATGAAGGTAGTGAATTTGGACGGCCTGAGCTTGCTAGTATGCTAAAATTTCAAGAATATCTAAGGGATCATGGCGTCACTTGCACGATCAGACAGAGCAAAGGCCTTGATATAAGTGCAGCTTGCGGACAGCTAAAACAGCGAAATGAAAACCCAAAATTCAGAGCTAACGTTAGCGATAAGAGTGCAGCTAAAACAGAAGAAAAACCAACTAACGATAAAACTAACGTGAGTAAAAAATGA
- a CDS encoding purine-nucleoside phosphorylase — MLVISAGKNEIFDFALPMGVGLVDMAINLTKFLQKRSCVGVDEKSINLKNIDPHYLAKIEAKFANSSNLELQNISQNLTKNPERNLYQMPEKIVFVGSAGLYKDGEILQIYESSVGANVEISSIENRSYSPIECEISSIVSRGTIKTNSSNFITIDKNLAHKMFENGYFLENMEFFSVLKVAQIFKIPAYGIFIATNFCDENAHADFIKNHSAAKELLTKYVKENM; from the coding sequence ATGTTAGTTATCTCAGCTGGAAAAAATGAAATTTTTGACTTTGCCTTGCCAATGGGGGTGGGGCTAGTCGATATGGCGATAAATTTGACAAAGTTTTTGCAAAAAAGATCGTGTGTTGGGGTGGATGAAAAGAGTATAAATTTAAAAAATATTGATCCACACTACCTTGCAAAGATCGAGGCCAAATTTGCAAACTCATCAAACCTAGAGCTGCAAAATATAAGTCAAAATTTGACAAAAAATCCCGAGCGAAATTTATACCAGATGCCAGAAAAGATAGTTTTTGTTGGCTCGGCAGGTCTATATAAAGATGGCGAAATTTTGCAAATTTATGAAAGCTCGGTTGGGGCGAATGTTGAAATTTCTAGCATAGAAAATAGATCTTACTCGCCCATCGAGTGTGAAATTTCTTCTATCGTTTCACGTGGAACTATTAAAACAAATTCGTCAAATTTCATAACGATAGACAAAAATTTGGCTCATAAGATGTTTGAAAATGGATATTTTTTAGAAAATATGGAGTTTTTTTCTGTTCTAAAAGTGGCTCAAATTTTTAAAATTCCAGCTTATGGAATTTTCATAGCGACAAATTTTTGTGATGAAAATGCGCATGCTGATTTTATAAAAAATCACTCTGCAGCCAAAGAGCTACTAACAAAATATGTAAAGGAAAATATGTGA
- the hisF gene encoding imidazole glycerol phosphate synthase subunit HisF, producing the protein MNHFAKRIIPCLDVKDGRVVKGVNFVGLVDAGDPVEIAKRYNDEGADELCFLDITASHLGRDTIVDVVKKVASKLFIPLTVGGGIRTIDDISRLLNAGCDKVSLNSSAIKDPNLIDEAAKKFGSQCVVVAIDAKKIENGYSVFINGGRIDTKKDAFAWAKEVESRGAGEILLTSMDNDGVKQGFSLELTKIFSALSIPTIASGGAGKMEHFKDAFEAGADACLAASIFHFGEIEIKKLKEYLKANDVEVRL; encoded by the coding sequence TTGAATCATTTTGCAAAACGCATAATCCCATGCCTCGACGTAAAAGATGGCAGGGTCGTAAAAGGTGTAAATTTTGTTGGACTTGTTGATGCTGGAGACCCAGTCGAGATAGCTAAAAGATACAACGACGAGGGCGCTGACGAGCTGTGCTTTTTGGATATCACAGCCTCTCACCTTGGCCGTGATACGATAGTTGATGTGGTAAAAAAGGTCGCAAGTAAGCTTTTTATACCCCTAACCGTTGGCGGTGGCATACGCACGATCGATGATATATCGCGCCTTTTAAATGCGGGCTGCGACAAGGTGAGCCTAAACTCATCAGCGATAAAAGATCCAAATTTGATCGACGAAGCTGCTAAGAAATTTGGCTCGCAGTGTGTCGTCGTAGCGATCGATGCTAAAAAGATCGAAAATGGTTATAGCGTTTTTATAAATGGCGGCAGGATCGATACCAAAAAAGATGCCTTTGCTTGGGCAAAAGAGGTTGAGTCGCGTGGAGCAGGGGAGATATTGCTAACGTCTATGGACAATGATGGCGTCAAACAGGGCTTTAGTCTAGAGCTGACAAAGATCTTTAGTGCGCTTTCTATACCTACTATCGCAAGCGGTGGCGCTGGCAAGATGGAGCATTTTAAAGATGCTTTTGAAGCTGGGGCCGATGCGTGTTTGGCTGCTTCGATATTTCACTTTGGCGAGATAGAGATAAAAAAGCTAAAAGAGTATCTCAAGGCAAATGACGTTGAGGTTAGGCTTTGA